One window of Nostoc sp. C052 genomic DNA carries:
- a CDS encoding TonB-dependent siderophore receptor, whose product MKLDKFFQSLLLTGAVVVVVNTPAKGEEVREDIQGKSSTQRIGESAFDEKVAVTEKKFASSKSPVLAPSIQKSRLFKSQLASSLQRAKSDKTSKNIRQISEIELPATSAQMLVQTPTPTNPSNPEPRSGDQVVAITSVKADATNKGVEVILETTQGTRLQVTNRSTGNNFIADVSGGQLRLPSGEAFTFRSEKPTEVITEITVTNIDANTVRVTVVGDKALPTVELFDDDAGLVFGITSAAIATQPPQQPQTPQTQEKPASETPQEQPTAQPDQPIELVVTGEQDGYNVRNATTATKTDTPLRDIPQSIQVIPNQVIRDQNVNRLQDAVRNNAPGVSQFSNQSQAFVIRGFRQDFNLRNGFRSGSTATKDVDLADVERIEVLRGPASVLLGQLQPGGVINTVTKQPLSEPYYSVKFTSGQFSFYRPELDLSGPLTDDRSLKYRLNLAYQNNGSFRDFVNEERIFVAPVLQWDIGKNTTLTVDFSYTYNNPTLDYGVVALSDGSLVLPINRALFYPSLDQVTVEQYQASYRLEHKFSDNWQLRNGFSFYSAKQSGGYTYVVADFIDDRFLDKLYADDLFIDQDYRMQTDLTGKFTTGSIRHQLLIGFELGRSTNYFTSGTALLPTIDIFNPNYNVTRPDVQIDNYGTNFTDTLGIYIQDQIDITDNLHLLVGGRFDFTEQYDSFGTFSQGDQAFSPRVGIVYQPIKPISLYASYSQSFNPVIGRSRTNSVFEPERGTQYEVGVKADITNTVSATLAAFEITKSNVLTSDPVDPINFSIQVGEQRSQGFEFTIGGEILPGWNILAGYAYTDARVTEDNRIPEGTFLRNVPKNAANLWTTYEIQSGDYKGLGFGLGLVFVGEQQGDFPNSNFQVPSYVRTDAALFYRRDNWRFGINVNNLFDVEYYETASRRTIVYPGAPVNVQATISYEF is encoded by the coding sequence ATGAAGTTAGATAAATTTTTTCAAAGCCTGCTGCTAACAGGTGCGGTTGTTGTTGTCGTAAACACTCCTGCTAAAGGTGAGGAAGTGCGAGAGGACATTCAAGGCAAATCTTCTACCCAAAGGATAGGGGAATCTGCATTCGATGAGAAAGTTGCAGTTACAGAGAAAAAATTTGCAAGTAGTAAATCTCCAGTATTAGCTCCCAGTATCCAGAAATCGCGACTCTTTAAGTCTCAACTTGCAAGTTCACTACAAAGAGCAAAGTCGGATAAAACAAGTAAAAATATTCGTCAAATCAGCGAAATCGAACTTCCCGCTACTAGCGCCCAAATGCTGGTACAGACACCAACACCTACCAATCCCTCGAATCCAGAACCAAGAAGTGGGGATCAAGTCGTAGCAATCACAAGTGTGAAAGCAGATGCCACAAACAAAGGTGTAGAAGTAATTTTAGAGACAACTCAAGGTACTCGACTGCAAGTCACAAATCGCAGTACGGGCAATAATTTTATTGCAGATGTATCTGGTGGGCAATTACGTTTACCGTCGGGTGAGGCTTTTACATTTCGTTCAGAAAAACCTACGGAGGTAATTACTGAGATAACAGTTACAAATATTGATGCGAATACTGTCCGAGTAACGGTGGTAGGTGACAAAGCTTTGCCTACGGTTGAATTATTTGATGATGATGCTGGGCTGGTTTTTGGTATAACTTCAGCGGCAATAGCGACACAACCGCCGCAGCAACCCCAAACACCGCAGACTCAAGAAAAACCTGCTAGTGAGACACCACAAGAGCAACCAACAGCCCAGCCAGATCAGCCAATTGAGTTGGTAGTGACAGGTGAGCAGGATGGCTATAATGTGCGAAATGCCACGACAGCGACAAAAACCGACACCCCCTTGCGAGACATTCCCCAGTCAATTCAAGTCATTCCCAATCAAGTGATTAGAGACCAGAATGTAAATCGACTGCAAGATGCAGTACGAAATAACGCTCCGGGTGTCTCACAGTTTTCTAATCAAAGCCAAGCTTTTGTCATTCGCGGATTTAGACAAGATTTCAACCTCAGAAATGGGTTTCGTAGCGGTAGCACTGCAACTAAGGATGTGGATCTTGCAGATGTAGAACGCATTGAGGTATTACGCGGGCCGGCATCGGTTTTGTTGGGGCAATTACAGCCCGGAGGCGTAATCAACACCGTGACGAAGCAGCCTCTAAGTGAGCCTTATTATAGTGTCAAGTTCACAAGTGGGCAGTTCAGCTTTTACCGTCCAGAGCTTGATTTATCAGGGCCTTTAACTGATGACCGCAGTTTAAAGTATCGGCTCAATTTAGCCTATCAAAACAATGGTAGTTTTCGAGACTTTGTGAATGAGGAGCGCATTTTTGTAGCTCCTGTCTTGCAATGGGACATCGGCAAAAACACGACCTTAACGGTGGACTTTTCCTATACCTACAACAATCCAACGCTTGATTATGGTGTAGTAGCCCTCAGTGATGGTTCTCTGGTGTTGCCGATTAATCGAGCTTTGTTCTATCCATCCCTGGATCAGGTTACGGTGGAGCAATATCAGGCTAGTTATCGACTTGAGCATAAGTTTAGTGATAACTGGCAGCTTCGCAATGGCTTTTCTTTCTATAGTGCAAAACAGTCTGGTGGCTATACATACGTGGTAGCTGACTTTATCGACGATCGCTTTCTTGACAAACTCTATGCAGATGATTTGTTCATAGACCAGGATTATCGAATGCAGACCGATCTAACTGGGAAATTTACCACGGGTTCCATTCGACATCAGTTATTAATCGGATTTGAGCTTGGTCGTTCTACCAACTATTTTACGTCTGGTACTGCTTTGTTACCGACAATCGATATCTTCAACCCAAATTACAATGTGACTCGACCAGATGTCCAAATCGATAACTATGGCACAAATTTCACAGATACTCTGGGTATCTATATTCAGGATCAGATCGACATTACCGACAATTTGCACTTACTAGTTGGTGGACGATTTGACTTCACCGAACAGTACGATAGTTTTGGAACCTTTTCTCAGGGAGATCAAGCGTTCAGTCCTCGTGTTGGCATTGTCTATCAGCCAATTAAACCGATTTCTCTCTATGCTAGCTACAGTCAATCGTTTAATCCAGTGATTGGGCGATCGCGAACCAACTCAGTTTTTGAGCCTGAACGAGGTACTCAATACGAAGTCGGCGTTAAAGCAGACATCACTAATACTGTGTCTGCCACATTAGCTGCTTTTGAGATTACTAAGAGTAACGTGCTAACCTCTGATCCTGTTGATCCGATTAATTTCTCAATCCAAGTCGGTGAACAGCGCAGTCAAGGGTTTGAATTCACCATTGGGGGCGAAATCTTACCTGGATGGAATATCCTTGCAGGCTATGCTTATACCGATGCGCGAGTCACCGAAGATAATCGCATTCCAGAGGGTACTTTTTTGCGGAACGTTCCCAAAAATGCAGCTAACCTGTGGACAACCTACGAAATTCAAAGTGGTGACTACAAAGGATTAGGCTTTGGATTGGGGCTAGTCTTTGTGGGCGAACAGCAAGGCGATTTTCCCAACAGCAATTTCCAAGTTCCCAGTTATGTCCGTACTGATGCTGCCTTGTTTTACCGTCGAGACAACTGGAGATTTGGTATCAACGTCAATAATCTTTTTGATGTGGAATACTATGAAACTGCTTCCAGACGAACCATCGTTTATCCAGGCGCACCGGTGAATGTGCAGGCAACGATTTCCTATGAGTTCTGA
- a CDS encoding iron-siderophore ABC transporter substrate-binding protein: MKKLLRRLTYILFLGIVAFVLPLGCNRSSYHNATSLTPPAKDCRVIEHTMGETCVPKNPKRLVTISQVTLGSTLVLDIKPIGSTSDGWQDNLPDYLKNKTEGIQKIGTQYEPNLERILRLKPDLILGWENVKAIYPRLSQISPTALVKWKGSLSWREHFNFVAEALGKKEAAQQAWNNYYQRIEELKIALGNQYKDKTISVIHIYGWDIMSTAKNSFIGSILNDVGLQRPKAQDVITPSGLTKNISEEKLEELDGDILFITTFNDSDKANFEQLQQKPLWKRLKAFQQGHIYFVDGLSWVGSNLIAADAVIDDLFKYLVNTP, translated from the coding sequence ATGAAAAAGTTGTTACGCCGTCTAACCTACATACTATTTTTGGGAATAGTGGCATTTGTACTTCCGTTAGGTTGTAATCGAAGTAGTTATCACAATGCCACAAGCCTTACCCCACCAGCGAAAGACTGTCGTGTAATAGAACACACGATGGGGGAAACCTGTGTTCCAAAAAACCCAAAGCGTCTTGTCACCATATCTCAAGTCACTTTGGGTAGCACACTCGTCTTGGATATTAAACCAATAGGAAGCACTTCTGATGGTTGGCAAGATAATTTACCAGACTATTTAAAGAATAAGACAGAGGGAATACAGAAAATAGGTACTCAATATGAGCCTAATTTAGAACGTATATTGCGACTTAAGCCTGATTTAATTCTAGGTTGGGAAAATGTTAAAGCAATTTATCCTCGCCTTTCTCAAATCAGTCCTACGGCATTAGTAAAGTGGAAAGGTTCATTATCTTGGCGCGAACATTTTAATTTTGTCGCCGAAGCATTAGGAAAAAAAGAGGCTGCACAACAAGCATGGAATAACTATTATCAACGAATTGAAGAACTAAAAATAGCGCTAGGTAATCAATATAAAGATAAAACGATATCTGTGATTCATATTTATGGCTGGGATATAATGAGTACTGCAAAAAACTCATTTATTGGTTCTATTCTTAATGATGTTGGATTGCAACGCCCAAAGGCACAAGATGTGATTACGCCGAGTGGGTTAACTAAGAATATTTCTGAGGAAAAGCTAGAAGAATTAGATGGTGATATTCTATTCATAACAACTTTTAATGACAGCGATAAGGCAAATTTCGAACAACTGCAACAAAAACCACTTTGGAAAAGACTCAAAGCATTTCAGCAAGGACATATATACTTTGTAGATGGTTTGTCTTGGGTTGGTTCAAACTTGATTGCTGCTGATGCTGTAATTGATGACTTATTTAAATACTTAGTCAATACACCATGA
- a CDS encoding EamA family transporter, which produces MESSTITWWIYALLSAGFAALTTIFAKIGVENVNSNLATAIRTVVILVIAWGIVLFQGNVVNILAISQRTMIFLLLSGVSTGLSWIFYFQALQAGKASLVAPIDKSSLVLVLLFSVIFLGEPLNLKIILGSSLVVIGTLVLIL; this is translated from the coding sequence ATGGAAAGCAGCACCATAACGTGGTGGATATATGCATTACTTTCGGCTGGCTTTGCAGCATTGACAACTATCTTTGCCAAAATTGGGGTAGAAAATGTGAACTCTAATTTAGCAACAGCAATCAGAACTGTTGTTATCTTAGTAATTGCCTGGGGAATTGTATTGTTCCAAGGAAATGTAGTTAATATCTTAGCTATTTCTCAAAGAACGATGATTTTCTTATTGTTATCTGGAGTATCTACAGGATTATCATGGATTTTTTACTTCCAAGCTTTACAAGCAGGAAAAGCCTCTCTGGTTGCACCAATTGATAAATCAAGTTTAGTATTAGTTTTATTATTTTCGGTTATTTTTCTCGGAGAACCATTGAACTTGAAGATAATATTAGGAAGCAGTTTAGTAGTTATAGGGACTTTAGTGTTAATCCTTTAA
- a CDS encoding non-ribosomal peptide synthetase — protein sequence MLKLFDLVGNLSTVVEVLRLRSSTQPDRDAFTFLLDGETEQTTLTYQELDRRSRQIAAQLQALGLTGERALLLYPAGLDFLVAFFGCLYAGVVAVTAYPPRNERNTPRIKAISRDAQAAIALTTTEILPTVQSLMSQKTDLESLQWLTTDNLALGIEDAWQEPSIDRDTLAFLQYTSGSTGTPKGVMISHGNLLHNADTTYQFMEHSPESKFVTWLPMYHDMGLIGGILQPLYGGFPCIIIPPTSFLQRPYRWLQAISRYKGTTSGGPNFAYELCTQKITPEQKETLDLSSWSVAFNGAEPIRDYTLERFAAAFADCGFRKEAFYPCYGMAETTLMVSGVQKATSPIIKTVQKSALESNRVVESSVKDEDIYHFVSCGRVIPQLEVAIANPETLSSCKPDEIGEIWVSGPSVGQGYWNRDRETAETFHAYLSDTGVGPFLRTGDLGFLQNNELFITGRAKDLIITRGRNLYPQDIELTAERSHPSLNSGASAAFTVEVDNEERLVIVQELKFRAKPNLAEVISAIRQAVTEEHEVQVYAVVLIKPGSIAKTSSGKIQRRATRAQFQNGELNIIISKILKISKIVREETRLQRSELLALSPGECQRLLEIYLIEQEARVLAIAPNDISPDEPLSALGLDSLKVFELKNRVEVDLEVEVSVADFFEGMSTRSLATKILAQLTTDPVPSISLTKHDKNPSIQPLSFGQQGLWFINQLTPDSPTYNIPLVINFKGCLNLAILQDSLNEIIRRHEVLRTSFTVIDGQPAQVINQAPPLILAVEDLRSLSESERPQEAQRLATEFAQQPFDLSAQSLLRAKILQLSEENYHLIITLHHIIADGWSIGILIKEIAVLYEAFSTGELPALPELPIQYRDFVNWQRKWLDFERIQSLLTYWKQKLQGELPVLNLPTDRPRRSFISDRQTFKGAQGKLVLSQTLTKELKNLSRQQGVTLFMTLLTAFKTLLYRYTGQTDILVGSPIANRHRAELESLIGFFVNVLVLRTELSGDLSFQELLTQVKSTALEAYIHQDLPFEKLVEEIQPNRDLSYNPLFQVMFVLQNVPLSNPRLSDISVTCEEGYNGTSKFDLTLFMEDDEQGLVATFEYNTDLFNADTIARMLLHFQTLLESIVSNPEQRISDLQLLTPSEVQQLLLEWNNTETNYPQDKCIHQLFEAQVEKTPSNIAVIFENQKLTYQELNEQANQLAHYLQKLGVKPEAIVGVCMKRSPEMLIALLAILKVGGAYVPLDPAYPQERLTFMLEDSQSKILLTQSHLVELFTKSNVHIVCVDRDSQLLSQQSRENLFSEVKSNNLAYVIYTSGSTGVPKGVAIAHQSCVAFLTWSREVFTDNDLAGVLASTSICFDLSIFELFVPLSWGGRVILVENALHLPSLVAEVSLVNTVPSIIAELLQADGLPPSVRTVNLAGEPLQHQLVEQIYQNDRIQKVLNLYGPSEDTTYSTFTQVNRDSNVTIGRPIANTEIYLLDPKLQPVPIGIPGEIYIGGAGLARGYLNRPELTKERFISNPFQGSGGAEILPSPRLYKTGDLARYLPDGNLEYLGRIDHQVKIRGFRIELGEIENALLKHPAVQKIVVLAREDKPRVQQLVAYIVLLPDQKLTTSELRSYLKELLPEYMLPGVFIFLDTLPLLPNGKVNRRALPIPEALRPTLTTSYEIPQSKIEQQIAKLWQEVLHLEQVGIHDNFFDLGGHSLLMIQVNHKLRSILQREISVVTMFQNPTIYSLAQYLSQQRQLSFTGTRDRTQKQIEAINRQKQQLSKQGKKIYG from the coding sequence ATGCTTAAACTTTTTGATCTTGTTGGTAACTTGTCTACAGTTGTGGAAGTACTGCGCTTAAGAAGTTCTACGCAGCCAGATAGAGATGCTTTTACCTTTTTGTTAGATGGGGAAACAGAACAAACAACACTAACATATCAAGAATTAGATAGGCGATCGCGTCAAATAGCTGCTCAATTACAAGCATTGGGTTTGACTGGAGAACGCGCTTTACTACTTTATCCAGCCGGACTAGATTTTTTAGTTGCTTTTTTCGGTTGTTTATATGCAGGAGTTGTGGCTGTAACTGCATATCCCCCTAGAAATGAGCGCAACACACCGAGAATAAAAGCTATTTCTAGAGATGCACAAGCAGCGATCGCACTCACTACAACAGAAATCCTGCCTACAGTGCAGTCTTTAATGTCACAAAAGACTGATTTAGAATCCTTACAGTGGCTAACTACTGATAATCTTGCTCTGGGAATAGAAGATGCTTGGCAAGAACCCTCTATTGATCGAGATACCTTAGCTTTTCTGCAATACACTTCTGGTTCTACAGGCACACCCAAAGGTGTAATGATTAGTCATGGCAATCTACTGCACAATGCTGACACAACTTACCAATTTATGGAGCATTCTCCAGAGAGTAAGTTCGTGACGTGGTTGCCAATGTACCACGATATGGGTCTGATTGGAGGAATATTGCAACCTTTGTATGGAGGTTTTCCTTGCATCATCATACCTCCAACTTCCTTTCTCCAACGTCCTTATCGTTGGTTACAAGCTATTTCTCGCTACAAAGGGACAACCAGTGGTGGCCCGAATTTTGCTTATGAGTTATGTACTCAAAAAATTACTCCTGAACAAAAAGAGACTCTTGACTTGAGTAGTTGGAGTGTGGCATTTAACGGCGCGGAGCCGATTCGGGATTATACTTTAGAGCGGTTTGCAGCAGCTTTTGCTGATTGTGGCTTCCGTAAAGAGGCATTCTACCCTTGTTACGGGATGGCTGAAACAACTCTGATGGTTTCTGGTGTCCAGAAGGCAACATCACCGATTATCAAGACAGTCCAAAAGTCTGCATTAGAATCTAATCGGGTAGTTGAATCATCTGTTAAGGATGAGGATATTTATCATTTCGTCAGTTGTGGTCGAGTTATACCACAACTGGAAGTGGCGATCGCTAATCCCGAAACCCTCAGTAGTTGTAAACCTGATGAAATTGGGGAAATTTGGGTATCGGGGCCGAGTGTTGGCCAAGGTTATTGGAATCGCGATCGAGAGACAGCAGAAACTTTCCATGCTTATTTATCAGATACAGGTGTAGGCCCTTTTCTGCGGACGGGAGATTTAGGTTTTTTACAAAATAACGAGCTTTTTATTACAGGTAGAGCCAAAGATTTAATTATTACTCGCGGTAGAAATCTTTACCCGCAGGATATTGAATTAACCGCAGAACGCAGTCATCCATCTTTAAATTCCGGTGCTAGCGCAGCATTTACAGTTGAGGTTGACAACGAAGAACGGTTGGTAATTGTCCAAGAGTTGAAGTTTCGCGCCAAACCAAATTTAGCAGAGGTTATATCTGCAATTCGCCAAGCTGTGACTGAAGAACACGAAGTACAAGTTTATGCTGTGGTTTTGATCAAACCAGGTAGTATTGCCAAAACTTCTAGTGGTAAGATTCAACGTCGTGCAACTCGCGCTCAGTTTCAGAATGGTGAACTGAATATTATTATCAGTAAGATTCTCAAAATTAGCAAGATTGTCAGAGAGGAAACTCGATTACAGCGTTCCGAACTTTTGGCACTTTCCCCAGGGGAATGTCAACGACTTTTAGAAATCTATTTGATTGAACAAGAAGCGAGAGTACTGGCGATCGCACCAAATGATATCAGTCCTGATGAACCATTAAGCGCTCTGGGACTTGATTCTTTAAAAGTATTTGAGTTGAAAAACCGAGTTGAGGTTGATTTAGAAGTAGAAGTATCAGTAGCAGACTTCTTTGAAGGGATGAGTACGCGATCGCTAGCTACCAAGATTCTCGCTCAACTGACAACAGATCCAGTACCATCAATATCCCTTACCAAACACGATAAAAATCCATCTATTCAGCCTCTATCTTTTGGCCAGCAGGGATTATGGTTTATCAATCAGCTAACTCCCGATAGTCCTACATATAACATTCCTCTAGTTATTAACTTCAAAGGTTGCCTTAATTTAGCAATCTTACAAGATAGTCTTAACGAAATTATTAGACGACACGAAGTATTACGGACAAGCTTTACAGTAATTGATGGACAGCCAGCCCAAGTTATAAATCAAGCGCCACCTTTAATTTTGGCGGTTGAAGATTTGCGTTCACTATCAGAAAGCGAACGCCCTCAAGAAGCACAGCGTTTGGCTACAGAATTTGCACAGCAGCCATTTGATTTATCTGCTCAATCGCTTTTGCGTGCTAAAATTTTGCAGTTAAGTGAGGAAAATTATCATTTAATTATCACTCTGCATCATATAATTGCAGATGGTTGGTCTATCGGTATTCTGATCAAAGAAATAGCTGTATTATATGAAGCATTCTCCACAGGCGAACTCCCAGCACTTCCTGAATTACCAATTCAGTATCGAGATTTTGTCAATTGGCAACGAAAATGGCTTGATTTTGAGCGTATTCAATCTTTATTGACTTATTGGAAACAAAAGTTGCAAGGTGAGCTACCTGTATTAAACTTACCAACTGATCGTCCGCGTAGAAGCTTTATTTCTGATCGTCAAACATTCAAAGGCGCTCAAGGGAAATTAGTTCTATCTCAAACTCTGACAAAAGAGTTAAAGAATTTGAGCCGTCAGCAAGGAGTAACTCTGTTTATGACCTTGCTTACAGCCTTCAAAACGTTGCTGTATCGTTACACTGGTCAAACGGATATTTTAGTCGGTTCGCCAATCGCCAATCGTCACAGAGCAGAACTTGAATCATTAATCGGATTTTTTGTCAATGTTTTGGTGTTGCGTACAGAACTTTCTGGCGATTTGAGTTTTCAGGAGTTATTAACGCAGGTAAAGTCAACAGCTTTAGAGGCTTATATTCATCAAGACTTACCTTTTGAGAAATTAGTAGAAGAAATACAGCCAAATAGAGACTTGAGTTACAATCCACTATTTCAAGTAATGTTCGTTCTCCAGAATGTGCCACTATCAAATCCCAGACTGTCAGATATCTCTGTTACTTGTGAGGAAGGTTACAACGGGACATCAAAATTTGATTTGACATTATTTATGGAGGATGACGAGCAAGGGTTGGTTGCAACTTTTGAGTACAACACAGATTTATTTAATGCAGATACTATTGCTCGGATGCTGTTACATTTCCAGACTTTATTAGAAAGTATAGTTAGTAATCCCGAACAACGAATTTCCGATTTGCAATTACTGACACCATCTGAAGTACAGCAGTTATTACTTGAGTGGAATAACACCGAGACAAATTACCCACAAGATAAATGTATTCATCAACTATTTGAAGCACAGGTAGAGAAAACGCCATCTAATATTGCTGTTATTTTTGAGAACCAAAAATTAACCTACCAAGAGTTAAACGAGCAAGCAAATCAACTAGCACACTACTTACAAAAACTAGGGGTGAAGCCAGAAGCAATTGTAGGTGTGTGCATGAAGCGCAGCCCAGAAATGCTGATTGCATTGTTGGCTATCTTAAAAGTAGGCGGGGCTTATGTACCCCTAGATCCAGCCTATCCCCAAGAACGCTTAACTTTCATGCTAGAAGATAGTCAGTCCAAGATACTGCTGACTCAAAGCCATCTAGTTGAATTGTTTACTAAATCAAATGTGCATATTGTCTGTGTCGATAGAGACTCACAATTACTTAGCCAACAGAGCCGAGAAAATCTGTTTAGTGAAGTAAAATCCAATAACTTAGCTTATGTCATCTATACTTCTGGTTCTACTGGTGTACCAAAAGGTGTTGCGATCGCTCATCAGAGTTGTGTTGCTTTCTTAACATGGTCAAGAGAGGTTTTTACAGATAATGACCTTGCTGGAGTTTTAGCATCAACCTCTATTTGCTTTGATTTGTCAATATTTGAACTTTTTGTTCCTCTCAGTTGGGGTGGTAGAGTAATTCTCGTAGAGAATGCTTTGCACTTACCCTCATTGGTTGCGGAAGTCAGCTTAGTTAATACAGTCCCAAGCATCATTGCAGAATTACTGCAAGCAGATGGTTTACCTCCTTCAGTCAGGACGGTTAATCTTGCTGGCGAACCACTACAACATCAACTTGTAGAGCAGATTTATCAAAACGATCGTATTCAGAAAGTTTTAAATCTTTACGGCCCCTCTGAAGATACGACCTATTCCACATTTACTCAAGTAAATAGAGATAGCAACGTCACTATCGGCCGTCCGATCGCCAATACAGAAATTTATTTACTTGATCCTAAGTTGCAACCAGTACCAATTGGCATACCAGGAGAAATTTATATTGGTGGTGCTGGTTTAGCTAGAGGTTATCTAAACCGACCAGAGTTAACAAAAGAGCGGTTTATATCTAACCCCTTCCAAGGAAGCGGAGGAGCAGAAATTCTTCCTAGTCCTCGCCTTTATAAAACTGGAGATTTAGCTCGTTATTTACCAGATGGAAATTTAGAGTATTTGGGGCGAATCGATCATCAAGTTAAGATTAGAGGATTTCGGATTGAGTTAGGTGAAATTGAGAATGCCTTGCTTAAACATCCAGCAGTCCAGAAAATTGTAGTTTTGGCGAGAGAAGATAAACCACGTGTTCAACAATTGGTGGCTTATATTGTACTTTTACCAGACCAGAAACTTACAACTAGTGAACTGCGAAGCTATCTCAAAGAACTGTTACCAGAATATATGCTTCCTGGTGTTTTTATCTTCCTAGACACCTTACCACTTTTGCCTAACGGAAAAGTCAACCGTCGTGCTTTACCTATACCAGAAGCTTTACGTCCAACATTGACGACTAGTTATGAAATACCTCAGTCAAAAATTGAACAGCAGATAGCAAAGCTTTGGCAAGAGGTGCTACATCTCGAACAAGTGGGTATTCATGATAATTTCTTTGACCTTGGTGGACATTCGCTACTAATGATTCAAGTGAATCATAAATTGCGGTCAATTTTGCAGCGAGAGATATCAGTTGTCACCATGTTTCAGAACCCAACTATTTACTCACTGGCGCAATATTTAAGTCAACAGCGACAGCTTTCTTTTACAGGAACGCGCGATCGCACTCAAAAGCAAATTGAAGCTATTAACCGCCAAAAACAACAATTGAGTAAGCAAGGTAAAAAGATTTATGGTTAG